In Halorubrum sp. PV6, a single window of DNA contains:
- a CDS encoding aminodeoxychorismate/anthranilate synthase component II, with translation MTDETDRAATGAAAGWRPGAGDSDVRILVVDNYDSFAYNLVQYVGEVAGAVAVRRNDAVGVEEIRALDPDGVVVSPGPGTPAAAGVSIDAFELDRPVFGVCLGHQALCAHGGSPVGHAPEVVHGKPSTITHDGAGVFAGLPDRLRVGRYHSLCVEREDLPDELVETARTEDEREVVMGVRHREKPHVGVQFHPESILTPRGKAMVANFVEVCEDV, from the coding sequence ATGACCGACGAGACCGACCGGGCGGCAACGGGGGCGGCCGCCGGGTGGCGGCCCGGCGCGGGCGACTCGGACGTTCGGATCCTCGTCGTCGACAACTACGACTCGTTCGCGTACAACCTGGTCCAGTACGTCGGCGAGGTCGCCGGCGCGGTCGCGGTGCGGCGCAACGACGCGGTCGGCGTCGAGGAGATTCGAGCCCTCGACCCCGACGGCGTCGTCGTCTCGCCGGGGCCGGGGACCCCCGCGGCGGCCGGGGTGTCGATCGACGCCTTCGAGCTGGACCGGCCCGTGTTCGGCGTCTGTCTCGGCCACCAAGCGCTGTGTGCACACGGTGGGAGTCCGGTGGGCCACGCCCCGGAGGTCGTCCACGGGAAACCGTCGACTATCACCCACGACGGTGCGGGCGTGTTCGCCGGTCTCCCCGACCGGCTTCGCGTCGGCCGGTACCACTCGCTCTGTGTCGAGCGCGAGGACCTCCCCGACGAGCTGGTCGAGACCGCGCGCACGGAGGACGAACGCGAGGTCGTCATGGGCGTGCGCCACCGCGAGAAGCCGCACGTCGGCGTCCAGTTCCACCCGGAAAGCATCCTGACGCCGCGGGGAAAGGCGATGGTCGCGAACTTCGTGGAGGTGTGTGAGGATGTCTGA
- a CDS encoding 2,5-diamino-6-(ribosylamino)-4(3H)-pyrimidinone 5'-phosphate reductase has translation MHVVVNAAQSVDGKLATRRREQLRISGAEDFDRVDRVRAAADAVLVGVGTVLADDPHLTLDEEARRVERLRNGRAGNPARVVVDSTGRTPTDARILDDAATTYLLVSEAAPNARREALADAGAEVVVVDEPTGKGGSRGDHVDLAAGVDALAARGVGRLMIEGGGEIIYSCFDAGLVDELHLYVGSMVIGGRDAPTLADGEGFTESFPRLELVDTERLDDGIVLSYAVGESAG, from the coding sequence ATGCACGTCGTCGTCAACGCCGCACAGAGCGTCGACGGGAAACTCGCGACGCGTCGCCGGGAGCAGCTACGGATCTCCGGCGCGGAGGACTTCGACCGCGTCGACCGGGTCAGGGCGGCCGCGGACGCGGTGTTGGTCGGGGTCGGGACCGTCCTCGCGGACGACCCGCACCTCACGCTCGACGAGGAGGCCCGGCGCGTCGAACGCCTGCGAAACGGACGCGCCGGCAACCCCGCTCGCGTCGTCGTCGACTCGACCGGGCGCACCCCGACCGACGCCCGCATTCTCGACGACGCCGCGACGACCTACCTGCTCGTCTCCGAGGCGGCGCCCAACGCCCGGCGCGAGGCCCTCGCCGACGCCGGCGCGGAGGTGGTGGTGGTCGATGAGCCGACCGGGAAGGGGGGGTCCAGGGGCGACCACGTCGACCTCGCGGCCGGCGTCGACGCGCTCGCAGCGCGGGGCGTCGGCCGGCTGATGATCGAGGGCGGCGGCGAGATCATCTACTCGTGTTTCGACGCCGGTCTTGTCGACGAGCTACACCTCTACGTCGGCTCGATGGTTATCGGCGGGCGCGACGCCCCGACGCTCGCCGACGGCGAGGGGTTCACGGAGTCGTTCCCGCGGCTCGAATTAGTCGACACCGAGCGGCTCGACGACGGTATCGTGCTCTCGTACGCGGTTGGCGAGTCGGCGGGGTGA
- the sppA gene encoding signal peptide peptidase SppA, giving the protein MASDARSDGRALLAAAVVGATATVAGGRIVSRLTRGRFGESEEYNVAKVRVSGPIRRNSGRPSPLSGPGGTTADDVVEQIEAADDDEDAAALVVELNTPGGEVLPSDDIRRAAADFDGPTLAYATDTCASGGYWIASGCDELWARDASLVGSIGVVGSRPNAAGLADKLGISYEQFTAGEYKDAGVPLREIEEEEREYLQGIIDGYYEQFVETVSEGRDMDPDAIRETEARVYLGTDAAEIGLVDELGTEDDVEDRLAELIDAEPEIREFTPERGLAERLGIGAERVAFAAGSGVASVFTNEGGDVDIELR; this is encoded by the coding sequence ATGGCAAGCGATGCGCGGTCGGACGGGCGGGCTCTCCTCGCGGCCGCCGTGGTCGGCGCGACGGCGACGGTGGCGGGCGGGCGAATCGTCTCGCGGCTCACCCGCGGGCGGTTCGGCGAGAGCGAGGAGTACAACGTCGCGAAGGTACGCGTCTCCGGACCGATCCGGCGCAACAGCGGTCGTCCCTCGCCGCTCTCGGGCCCCGGCGGGACGACCGCCGACGACGTGGTCGAGCAGATCGAGGCGGCCGACGACGACGAGGACGCGGCGGCGCTCGTCGTCGAGCTCAACACGCCGGGCGGCGAGGTGCTCCCGAGCGACGACATCCGGCGCGCGGCGGCCGACTTCGACGGCCCGACGCTGGCGTACGCCACCGACACCTGCGCGTCCGGCGGCTACTGGATCGCGAGCGGCTGCGACGAGCTGTGGGCGCGCGACGCGAGCCTCGTCGGCTCCATCGGCGTCGTCGGCTCTCGCCCGAACGCGGCCGGGCTGGCCGACAAGCTCGGCATCTCCTACGAGCAGTTCACCGCCGGCGAGTACAAAGACGCCGGGGTGCCGCTCCGCGAGATCGAAGAGGAGGAGCGCGAGTACCTCCAGGGGATCATCGACGGCTACTACGAGCAGTTCGTCGAGACCGTCAGCGAGGGGCGAGACATGGACCCGGACGCGATCCGGGAAACCGAAGCGCGGGTGTACCTCGGGACCGACGCCGCCGAAATCGGCCTCGTCGACGAGCTCGGGACGGAGGACGACGTGGAAGACCGACTCGCGGAACTGATCGACGCCGAGCCCGAGATTCGCGAGTTCACGCCCGAGCGGGGGCTGGCGGAGCGGCTCGGCATCGGCGCCGAGCGCGTCGCCTTCGCGGCCGGCAGCGGCGTCGCGAGCGTGTTCACGAACGAGGGCGGCGACGTGGACATCGAACTGCGGTGA
- a CDS encoding aminotransferase class IV: MSEGDGDEPRYHVDGEVVPASAATVSVEDRGFAYGDAAFETMRAYGGEVFRWDDHAARLADTCETLGLDHGLADTALKSRVDETLAANDFEDAYLKLSITRGVQPGTLDPQPEVDPTVVVIAKPLPRGGVGSEPVHDGPAALQTTKTRKPSSRALPADAKTHNYLNGILARLELRVTGADEALLLDPEGNVAEGATANLFFADGTALKTPSLDGPILPGVTRRTVIEIAEEEGIPVEEGTYAPDAVREADEVFLTNSTWEVRPVATVDGIAVDGHGEGVAGPLTTLLSRLFDRRVEKEYYDGERL, encoded by the coding sequence ATGTCTGAAGGCGACGGCGACGAGCCGCGGTACCACGTCGACGGCGAGGTGGTGCCCGCCTCGGCGGCGACCGTCTCCGTCGAGGACCGCGGGTTCGCCTACGGCGACGCCGCCTTCGAGACGATGCGCGCGTACGGCGGCGAGGTTTTTCGGTGGGACGACCACGCGGCGCGGCTCGCGGACACCTGCGAGACGCTCGGGCTCGATCACGGGCTCGCGGATACGGCGTTAAAATCGCGGGTCGACGAGACGCTCGCGGCCAACGACTTCGAAGACGCCTACCTGAAACTCTCGATCACTCGCGGCGTCCAGCCCGGCACGCTCGACCCACAGCCCGAGGTCGACCCGACCGTCGTCGTGATCGCGAAGCCGCTCCCCCGCGGCGGCGTCGGCTCCGAGCCGGTCCACGACGGGCCCGCTGCGCTCCAGACGACGAAGACCCGGAAGCCGTCCTCGCGGGCGCTCCCGGCCGACGCGAAGACGCACAACTACCTCAACGGCATCCTCGCGCGACTGGAACTGCGCGTGACCGGCGCCGACGAGGCACTCCTGCTCGACCCCGAGGGCAACGTCGCCGAGGGAGCGACCGCGAACCTCTTTTTCGCCGACGGCACCGCCCTCAAGACGCCCTCGCTCGACGGGCCGATCCTCCCCGGCGTGACGCGGCGCACGGTGATCGAGATCGCCGAGGAGGAGGGGATCCCGGTCGAGGAGGGGACCTACGCGCCAGACGCGGTGCGCGAGGCCGACGAGGTGTTCCTCACCAACTCGACGTGGGAGGTCCGGCCGGTCGCCACGGTGGACGGTATCGCGGTCGACGGCCACGGCGAGGGCGTCGCGGGCCCCCTGACCACGCTGCTCTCGCGGCTGTTCGATCGACGGGTGGAAAAAGAGTATTACGACGGCGAGCGCTTATAA
- a CDS encoding shikimate dehydrogenase, translating to MDVYGLIGNPVGHSLSPPMHEAGYGTLGIDARYLTFEPAPDDAVAAIEGAGALGVAGLNVTVPFKQDALTAVDPAPLAERIGAVNTVDFEPVRSGDADRPRGHNTDAAGVKRAFAHHGVELDGREAVVVGAGGAGRAAAFALADAGAAIHVANRTAERAVELAEAVPGATGSGLDDLGERVAGADVLVNATSVGMDAPETTPVPADHLHGDLAVLDAVYAPIETRLLREAAEAGATTIDGAWMLLFQGMEAFEIWTGADAPVEAMNAALRAELE from the coding sequence ATGGACGTGTACGGACTGATCGGGAACCCGGTCGGCCACTCGCTGTCGCCGCCGATGCACGAGGCCGGCTACGGGACGCTTGGAATCGACGCGCGCTACCTGACGTTCGAGCCGGCCCCGGACGACGCCGTCGCCGCCATCGAGGGCGCCGGCGCGCTCGGCGTCGCCGGGCTCAACGTCACGGTCCCTTTTAAACAGGACGCGCTGACGGCGGTCGACCCCGCGCCGCTCGCCGAGCGGATCGGCGCGGTCAACACGGTCGATTTCGAGCCGGTCCGGTCCGGCGACGCCGACCGCCCCCGCGGCCACAACACCGACGCCGCGGGCGTGAAACGCGCGTTCGCCCACCACGGCGTGGAGTTGGACGGACGAGAGGCGGTCGTGGTCGGAGCCGGCGGCGCGGGGCGGGCGGCCGCGTTCGCGCTGGCCGACGCGGGCGCGGCGATCCACGTCGCGAACCGCACCGCCGAGCGAGCGGTCGAACTCGCCGAGGCGGTCCCCGGCGCAACCGGCTCCGGCCTCGACGACCTCGGCGAGCGCGTCGCCGGCGCCGACGTGTTGGTCAACGCGACCAGCGTGGGGATGGACGCCCCCGAGACGACGCCGGTGCCGGCCGACCACCTCCACGGCGACCTCGCCGTCCTCGACGCCGTGTACGCGCCCATCGAGACGCGGCTCCTCCGGGAGGCGGCCGAAGCCGGCGCGACGACGATAGACGGCGCGTGGATGCTGCTGTTTCAGGGGATGGAAGCGTTCGAGATCTGGACCGGCGCCGACGCGCCCGTGGAGGCGATGAACGCCGCGCTGCGGGCGGAGTTGGAGTAG
- a CDS encoding helix-hairpin-helix domain-containing protein — MALLQKIKAKLGIGSDPAEREETDPEVTVERESERSDAGDDEDADEAAVEETPAAEDEAEDAGDESESIDDEPIDDEAADDEAAEPADDESADETELADETEEAADDEPAAAESEEVADDESDAPAAESGVGVEEIKGIGPAYAERLADIGIETVADLAAADAEAVAEGTSVGEKRAATWIDRAGEF; from the coding sequence ATGGCCCTACTACAGAAGATCAAAGCGAAACTCGGCATCGGGAGCGACCCCGCAGAGCGCGAGGAGACAGACCCGGAAGTGACCGTCGAACGCGAGTCCGAGCGCTCCGACGCGGGCGACGACGAGGACGCGGACGAGGCGGCAGTCGAGGAAACCCCCGCCGCCGAAGACGAAGCGGAGGACGCGGGCGACGAGAGTGAGTCGATCGATGACGAGCCTATCGACGACGAGGCGGCCGATGACGAGGCGGCCGAGCCTGCTGACGACGAGTCGGCCGACGAGACCGAACTCGCAGACGAGACCGAGGAAGCGGCCGACGACGAGCCGGCCGCCGCGGAGAGCGAGGAAGTAGCCGACGACGAGAGCGATGCACCCGCCGCGGAGTCGGGCGTCGGCGTCGAGGAGATAAAGGGAATCGGCCCGGCCTACGCCGAGCGACTCGCCGACATCGGCATCGAGACCGTCGCGGACCTCGCGGCGGCCGACGCCGAGGCGGTCGCCGAGGGAACGAGCGTCGGCGAAAAGCGGGCCGCGACGTGGATCGACCGCGCCGGCGAGTTCTGA
- a CDS encoding anthranilate synthase component I family protein, which translates to MQRSVHTDRDRFREVAAAAPAGARVPVERRVAVDDPFAAYRRARDGPGGFCYETTGGQPGWGYFGVDPVERLTVSDEAAMATHEADTGDYRRPSPTLAALEGRLDGETLARGDCAVPYPCGAFGWLSYDVARELETFPASAPAGPGAVDDRGLPRLAVGLFDRVAAWECPVSSGSGEPVTLRVTACPRVPEGLDDPAGDRDALDALFDDGAARAGALIDRIESGDPAVGPAPDPEAETATFESDAGREAYAEAVRRVKGFVRDGDTFQANVSQRLRAPAAVHPVEAYDALRSVNPAPYSGLIEFSRRPTGVDLVSASPELLLERIPAEETGETGGDEETAEAGARLVTEPIAGTRPRGESPAEDAEMEAELTGDAKERAEHAMLVDLERNDLGKVSRFGTVDVAEYRRVDRYSEVMHLVSLVEGEAHRDVGLADAVAACFPGGTITGAPKPRTMEIIDELEATRRGPYTGSMLAAGFDGRATLNIVIRTLVRWATEYHLRVGAGIVHDSEPDAEYEETLAKAGALVTAVDEALAAGGMAVEEER; encoded by the coding sequence ATGCAGCGATCGGTACACACCGACCGGGACCGATTCCGCGAGGTCGCCGCCGCGGCGCCCGCGGGCGCCCGCGTCCCGGTCGAGCGCCGGGTCGCCGTCGACGACCCCTTCGCGGCCTACCGGCGCGCTCGCGACGGCCCCGGCGGCTTCTGTTATGAGACCACCGGCGGCCAGCCCGGCTGGGGGTACTTCGGCGTCGACCCGGTCGAGCGACTCACCGTCTCCGACGAGGCGGCGATGGCGACGCACGAGGCCGACACCGGCGACTACCGACGCCCGAGCCCCACGCTCGCGGCCTTGGAGGGCCGACTCGACGGCGAGACCCTCGCGCGCGGCGACTGTGCGGTCCCCTACCCCTGCGGCGCGTTCGGGTGGCTCTCGTATGACGTGGCCCGCGAACTGGAGACGTTCCCGGCGTCGGCGCCGGCGGGTCCGGGCGCGGTCGACGACCGAGGGCTCCCCCGGCTCGCGGTGGGCCTGTTCGACCGCGTGGCGGCGTGGGAGTGCCCGGTTTCGTCGGGGAGCGGCGAGCCCGTCACACTCCGGGTGACGGCCTGCCCGCGCGTGCCCGAGGGGCTCGACGACCCCGCGGGCGACCGCGACGCGCTCGACGCGCTGTTCGACGACGGGGCGGCGCGGGCGGGCGCGCTGATCGATCGGATCGAGTCCGGCGACCCCGCGGTCGGCCCGGCTCCCGACCCGGAGGCCGAGACGGCGACCTTCGAGAGCGACGCGGGCCGCGAGGCGTACGCGGAGGCGGTCCGGCGGGTGAAGGGGTTCGTCCGCGACGGCGACACCTTCCAGGCGAACGTCTCACAGCGGCTTCGCGCCCCGGCCGCGGTCCACCCCGTCGAGGCGTACGACGCCCTCAGGAGCGTGAACCCGGCGCCGTACTCCGGGCTGATCGAGTTCTCGCGGCGGCCGACCGGAGTCGACCTCGTGAGCGCGAGCCCGGAGTTGCTCTTAGAGCGGATTCCAGCCGAGGAAACAGGCGAAACAGGTGGCGACGAGGAGACAGCCGAGGCCGGCGCGCGACTCGTGACGGAGCCCATCGCCGGCACCCGACCGCGCGGCGAGAGCCCCGCAGAGGACGCCGAGATGGAGGCGGAGCTCACCGGCGACGCGAAAGAGCGCGCGGAACACGCCATGCTCGTCGACTTAGAGCGCAACGACCTCGGGAAGGTCTCCCGGTTCGGCACGGTCGACGTGGCCGAGTACCGCCGGGTGGACCGGTACAGCGAGGTGATGCACCTCGTGAGCCTGGTGGAGGGAGAGGCGCACCGCGACGTCGGGCTCGCGGACGCCGTCGCGGCGTGTTTCCCCGGCGGGACGATCACCGGCGCGCCGAAGCCCCGGACGATGGAGATCATCGACGAGCTGGAGGCGACGCGGCGCGGCCCCTACACCGGCTCGATGCTCGCGGCCGGCTTCGACGGCCGGGCGACGCTCAACATCGTCATCCGGACGCTGGTCCGGTGGGCGACCGAGTACCACCTGCGCGTCGGCGCCGGTATCGTCCACGACTCCGAGCCGGACGCCGAGTACGAGGAGACGCTCGCGAAGGCCGGCGCCCTCGTGACCGCGGTCGACGAGGCGCTCGCGGCCGGCGGGATGGCCGTGGAGGAGGAGCGATGA
- the kdgK1 gene encoding bifunctional 2-dehydro-3-deoxygluconokinase/2-dehydro-3-deoxygalactonokinase, whose protein sequence is MVRVTDLVTFGETMLRLSPPRGERLETTDSLGVQAGGAESNVAVGAARLGADAVWLSRLPDSPLGRRVVGELRSHGVRMGVSWADPETSRLGTYYLEHGGEPRGTNVIYDRADAAITAVTPAELPTGALEAAERFHTTGITPALSDRAAETTTALLRAAGEAGVTRSFDLNYRAKLWDPATARAAYEDLFEHVDTLFVPLRDAREVLGREGGAIDVAHGLASSFDFETVVVTRGTEGAVALRNGAVHEQGVFEADTFDAIGTGDAFVAGYLTKRIDGGSVPDALEWAAATAALKRTVDGDLAVVTPDDVEGVVDGAGGIDR, encoded by the coding sequence GTGGTCCGCGTGACGGATCTCGTGACGTTCGGCGAGACGATGCTCCGGCTCTCGCCGCCGCGCGGCGAGCGACTGGAGACCACCGACAGCCTGGGCGTGCAGGCCGGCGGCGCAGAGAGCAACGTCGCGGTGGGCGCCGCGCGGCTCGGCGCCGACGCCGTCTGGCTCTCCAGGCTCCCGGACTCGCCGCTCGGGCGGCGGGTCGTCGGCGAACTCCGGAGCCACGGCGTCCGGATGGGCGTCTCGTGGGCCGACCCGGAGACGAGTCGGCTCGGCACGTACTACCTCGAACACGGCGGCGAGCCGCGCGGGACGAACGTGATCTACGACCGCGCGGACGCCGCGATCACCGCCGTCACGCCCGCGGAGCTCCCGACCGGAGCCTTAGAGGCGGCCGAGCGGTTCCACACCACGGGGATCACGCCAGCGCTCTCGGACCGGGCCGCCGAGACGACGACGGCCCTGCTCCGCGCCGCGGGCGAGGCCGGCGTGACGCGCTCGTTCGACCTCAACTACCGGGCGAAGCTCTGGGACCCCGCGACCGCCCGCGCCGCGTACGAAGACCTGTTCGAACACGTCGACACCCTCTTCGTCCCCCTGCGGGACGCTCGCGAGGTGTTAGGTCGCGAGGGCGGTGCAATCGACGTCGCCCACGGGCTCGCGTCGTCGTTCGACTTCGAGACGGTCGTCGTCACCCGCGGGACCGAGGGGGCCGTCGCCCTCCGGAACGGCGCGGTCCACGAGCAGGGCGTCTTCGAGGCCGACACCTTCGACGCGATCGGCACCGGCGACGCGTTCGTCGCCGGGTACCTGACGAAGCGGATCGACGGGGGGAGCGTGCCAGACGCCTTGGAGTGGGCCGCCGCGACCGCCGCGCTGAAGCGCACCGTCGACGGCGACCTCGCGGTGGTCACGCCCGACGACGTCGAGGGCGTCGTCGACGGCGCGGGTGGGATCGACCGGTAG
- a CDS encoding coiled-coil protein codes for MVTKEEVIEQYDIEAMDGADNVDLSEDDLENGSKGQLIKRAGQLRDRRNELNQMASERASKRDDLNAKTREKVDEAQEHREKRDELNEQVQEHKDKRNELNADANELFDEVEELKQDMELGSGKSIEELESEIEDLEFRQQTEVLDAEDERELIEKIDEKREKLAEKKEKVDDTSELDDLVEEAEEVRSEASQHHQKVTELADKAQEHHNQMIEAYREADDIRDEADEMHELFVEAQEAADQHHEDFVRVQKRLRELDKEEEKERKDERAEKREEEKEEAEEIYQKFKEGETLDTEDLMKLQKTGLL; via the coding sequence ATGGTAACGAAAGAAGAAGTCATCGAACAGTACGATATCGAGGCGATGGACGGAGCGGACAACGTGGACCTTTCTGAGGACGACCTTGAGAACGGGTCGAAGGGCCAGCTCATCAAACGCGCCGGACAGCTGCGAGACCGACGCAACGAGCTGAACCAGATGGCCTCCGAGCGCGCCTCCAAGCGCGACGACCTCAACGCGAAGACGCGCGAGAAGGTCGACGAGGCCCAGGAACACCGCGAGAAGCGCGACGAGCTCAACGAGCAGGTCCAGGAACACAAGGACAAGCGCAACGAGCTCAACGCCGACGCCAACGAGCTGTTCGACGAGGTCGAGGAGCTCAAACAGGACATGGAGCTCGGCTCCGGCAAGTCCATCGAGGAGCTCGAATCCGAGATCGAAGACCTCGAATTCCGCCAGCAGACGGAGGTTCTCGACGCCGAGGACGAGCGCGAACTCATCGAAAAGATCGACGAGAAGCGCGAGAAGCTCGCCGAGAAGAAAGAGAAGGTCGACGACACCAGCGAGCTCGACGACCTTGTCGAGGAGGCCGAGGAGGTTCGGTCCGAGGCGTCCCAGCACCACCAGAAGGTGACGGAGCTCGCGGACAAGGCCCAGGAACACCACAACCAGATGATCGAGGCCTACCGCGAGGCCGACGACATCCGCGACGAGGCCGACGAGATGCACGAGCTGTTCGTCGAGGCCCAAGAGGCCGCCGACCAGCACCACGAGGACTTCGTGCGCGTCCAGAAGCGCCTGCGCGAGCTCGACAAGGAAGAGGAGAAGGAGCGCAAAGACGAGCGCGCCGAGAAGCGCGAAGAGGAGAAGGAGGAAGCCGAGGAGATCTATCAGAAGTTCAAGGAGGGCGAGACCCTCGACACCGAGGACCTGATGAAGCTCCAGAAGACCGGCCTGCTGTAA
- a CDS encoding transporter — MDALNPVMWSVHVGFAVLWTGSVFFVATAVLPPALRGEIDGDALGSMVDRLRWITRIAALAFLASGGHMAGTLYTVESLTSTGRGHLVLTMIGLWFLITGLVEAGSGKLTDGLDAGKLREPARDAKPFFYGAAGLSVALVVTAGLLASPTLL; from the coding sequence ATGGACGCTCTCAATCCGGTGATGTGGTCGGTCCACGTCGGCTTCGCGGTGCTGTGGACCGGCAGCGTGTTCTTCGTCGCGACGGCGGTGCTTCCCCCCGCGCTCCGCGGCGAAATCGACGGCGACGCGCTCGGCTCGATGGTCGACCGACTCCGGTGGATCACCCGTATCGCCGCGCTCGCGTTCCTCGCCTCCGGCGGCCACATGGCCGGCACCCTCTACACGGTCGAGTCGCTCACGAGCACCGGCCGCGGTCACCTCGTCTTGACGATGATCGGCCTGTGGTTCCTGATAACCGGCCTCGTTGAGGCCGGCAGCGGGAAACTCACAGACGGTCTCGACGCCGGCAAACTCCGCGAGCCGGCCCGCGACGCGAAACCCTTCTTCTACGGCGCCGCCGGGCTCTCGGTGGCGCTCGTCGTGACGGCCGGCCTCCTCGCGAGCCCGACGCTGCTGTAA
- a CDS encoding DUF373 family protein, protein MTTLVICIDRSGAIGRATNVPMPVAGWEAVRSLVTDAGLSDPEDASVNCLLESLRVARDLRDEREESVVAVVSAESDSAVGADRSIAAQLDDLVDRYDPRAAIVVVDSAEDERVLPIVESRIPVDSVDRVVVRQARDIESTYYLLKQFLADEQLRSTILVPFGIALLLVPALFYWFSAGEAIAGVAGLLGGALLYKGLAIDRAVAGMPERIREALYAGQVSIVTYVVAGGLALVGGFFGFLAASGLTDTPALVEAVEFVYTAVPWFAVAGVTAAVGRLLDELIRDEGIRTPYLNLPFVIAAVALVVRGFAGYFLAQESILPAFEMGSLTVSPVQQLTAFIVGGIVVSLVGVKLASDVGTETLEDVIDTDRETDGK, encoded by the coding sequence GTGACGACGCTGGTCATCTGTATCGACCGCTCCGGGGCGATCGGCCGGGCCACGAACGTCCCGATGCCGGTCGCCGGCTGGGAAGCGGTCCGCTCGCTCGTCACCGACGCGGGCCTGAGCGACCCCGAAGACGCCAGCGTCAACTGTCTGCTCGAATCGCTGCGAGTCGCTCGCGACCTCCGCGACGAGCGCGAGGAGTCGGTCGTCGCGGTCGTCTCGGCGGAAAGCGACAGCGCGGTCGGCGCCGACCGCTCGATCGCCGCCCAGCTCGACGACCTCGTTGACCGCTACGACCCCCGAGCCGCCATCGTCGTCGTCGACTCGGCCGAAGACGAGCGGGTCCTCCCGATCGTGGAGTCGCGTATTCCCGTCGACTCGGTCGACCGGGTGGTGGTGCGGCAGGCCCGCGACATCGAATCGACCTACTACCTGCTCAAGCAGTTCCTCGCCGACGAGCAGCTCCGATCGACGATCCTCGTCCCGTTCGGGATCGCGCTCCTCTTGGTGCCCGCGCTGTTCTACTGGTTCTCCGCCGGCGAGGCGATCGCGGGCGTCGCCGGGCTGCTCGGCGGGGCGCTCCTTTATAAGGGACTCGCGATCGACCGCGCCGTCGCGGGGATGCCGGAGCGGATACGCGAGGCGCTGTACGCCGGGCAGGTGTCGATCGTGACGTACGTGGTCGCGGGCGGACTCGCGCTGGTCGGCGGCTTCTTCGGCTTCCTCGCCGCGTCGGGATTAACCGACACGCCGGCGCTGGTGGAGGCGGTCGAGTTCGTCTACACCGCGGTCCCGTGGTTCGCCGTGGCCGGTGTGACCGCGGCGGTCGGGCGACTGCTCGACGAGCTGATCCGCGACGAGGGCATTCGCACCCCGTACCTCAACCTCCCCTTCGTCATCGCCGCGGTCGCGCTCGTCGTCCGCGGGTTCGCCGGCTACTTTCTCGCACAGGAGTCGATCCTTCCCGCGTTCGAGATGGGGAGTCTCACCGTCAGTCCGGTCCAGCAGCTCACGGCGTTCATCGTCGGCGGCATCGTGGTGTCGCTCGTGGGCGTCAAACTCGCGAGCGACGTGGGCACGGAGACGCTCGAAGACGTGATCGACACGGACCGAGAGACGGACGGCAAGTGA